DNA from candidate division WOR-3 bacterium:
ACTCAATGTAGTTACAGACCGCCGAGATCCTCTCCCGCCATCTCTGATAGGTGCGGTGGACCAGATTGCCAAATTTTGACCAGAAGAGAGCGGCGCTGGCTAAAGGGAGGAGGGAGAGAAGGGTGAGGAGGGGGTTAATCTTGATAAGAATGATGAGGGCGATGGTCAAGGTGAGAAGACCTTCAATCGGTCGGAAAATTCCCGAACAACTGAACCAGGATAAATCGTTTAAGTCGTGGTCCAGCCTTTCCATCACATCTCCCGGGGGGAATTGATTTAAGAATTTATGTCCCTTTTTCAGAATTGCGGAGAATACCTCGGTCCGGCAGAGCCAACCAAACTTTTCATTAGTCCTTCCCCGTAAAAAAGGTAAGAGGGTAGTAAGGAAGGAGCGACCGAGACCGAGGAGAAAGAGCAAGGCGACATATTGCAAAATCCTCTCCCGGGAGAAATTCTTTTGGATACCATCAACAATCATCTTTAAGAGATAAGGAAAGGAAAGGTTGGCAGTAGTGGCGAGAATGGTTAAGAGAATTAAAAAGCCAAGCCAAAGTTTATTCTTCTTCCAGAAATCAATCACCAATTTCATACTCCCACCTCAACAAACTGCAACCGGTAGAGTTTATAGTAGAGTCCTCTCTTTTGGAGCAGTTCCTCGTGATTTCCCTCTTCGGCAATCCTCCCTTTATGGAGGAAGATAATCCGGTCGCACATCTGGATGGTCGCTAAGCGATGAGCGATGATAATAGCAGTCCTCCCTTGCAAAATCTCTTTTAAGCCTTCCTGTAAGAGCCGCTCAGTTTCCGGATCAACCGAGGAGGTGGCTTCATCAAGAATGAGAATTGGGGGGTTAAAGATTAAAGCCCGGGCAAAGGAGAGGAGTTGTCTTTCGCCAAGTGAAAGGTTTATCCCCCGCTCAATCAAGTTCGTCTTGTAACCTTCGGGAAAAGAAAGAATCCTTTCGTGAATTTTTAGTCTCTTGGTAGCCCCGATCACTTCCTCTTCCTTAATTCTCTCGTCAAAGAGGCGAAGGTTATCTAAGATTGAACCAGGGAAGAGAATGATATCCTGGGGAACGAGACCAAAAAATTTTCGCCATTCCCTAATGGGGAAGTCCTTCCTTTCGTAGGGACCGAGATAAATCTCCCCGCTCTTTGGTTCGTAAAAACGGAGAAGGAGGGAGATGAGGGAGGTCTTACCGCTCCCGGTCTCACCCACCAAGGCGACCTTTTCCCCCTCTCCGATGGTGAGATTAATCTCTTTCAGGACGAGATTATCCCCTTCATAAGAGAAGTTGACATTCTTCAAGATGAGGGGGTAAGAGGTTGGGGAGAGTTTCTTCTCTCCTTTCTCCAGACCTTCTCCTTTTAAGGAGAGGATTTCGTAAATCCTTTCGGCACTGGCTAAGGAGCGTTGGATGACATTCAATTGGTCGGAAAGTCCTCTTAAAGGGGCGAAGAGCCGGATGATATAATTAAAGAAGAGAAAGAGGGTGCCGATGGTCATTTCTCCCTTTAATGCCCAGAGGGAACCGATACCTAAAATTAAAACCATCGCCAAGACTTCTCCGAAGTCAACTAAAAACCAGATGCGATACCATAAACCCATCCCTTCCACCTCCTTTTTATACTTCTCCCGGTTCAGGTTATCCGCCTTCTGGGTGGCATATCCTTCCCGATTAAAAGCCTGAACTACGGAAAGGGCGTTAAGATTTTCATTTAAGAAGTTATTAATCTCCGCCACCTTCTTCCTTATATCAAGGAAAACTGGTCGGACCTTTTTCTGAAACCAATAGAAGGCATAAGAGAAAGGGGGAAGGAGGATAAAAATTAAGAGGTATAGTTTATAGTTAATCTTAATCATTACCGCGCTCATTCCCAAAAGCATCACGAAATCCGTCACTAAGGTGGCACCGGTGACGGTGAAGAGCATCTTTAAGGACTCGGTATCCGATTCAATCCGGGTTAAGAGTTTTCCGGTTGGGTTCTGGTCAAAAAAGGAAAGGGGAAGGGAGAGGATGTGGGTGAAAAGGTCCTTTTTCACATCCGCAGTCGCCTTCTCACCGACAGTGGCAAGTTGAATCTGTTGGTAATAGGAGACAAAAAAGGCAAAAAAGGAAAGGAAGAGGTAGAAGGTTGCGGTATGGATAAGACCCCGGATATCGCCATTTTTAATAGAGACATCAATCGCCCGCCGCAAAAGAATGGGACCAACCAGAGAGAGGAGGGTGGAGAAGAGGAGAAGACTTCCCCCCAGAATTATCCTACTCCGGTATTTGAGGAAATAGGGTAAAAGGAAACGGAAGAGTTTACTCGTTTTCACCTTCTTTTTCCGAACCTCTTCCGCCGCGTATAAACCTTCTTCTCCGTAGAACATCTCTCCATCTTAATCAAAAACTGGAAAGTTTCAATGCCCGCCTACTAATCTCACCATTAAAAATCCCTTCCCAAATTACTTTCCCTTTTAAACCCCTCTTTATCCCCCCAGTTAAACATCCAATTATCTTCCCGATTGGAATAAGAATTAGGCTTTCCATTACCTCCTTTATGAAACCTCCCTTTAAGCCCCTCCTTAGAGCCAAGATTAGACTACAAGTTAAACCTTCCTTTATCCCAAAGGTTAGACCTTCTATTATAACTATTGTTAGACTTTTTATTAAATCTCCGATACCATCCCCTATACTGCCCCCCATTTTTCAGGAAAAATCAAATAAATTATTGTAAATCAATAATTTATAAGAAAGAAAGGGCGTTAAAAAAGATTACCCTCATTAAACTTTTAACCCTCCCACTTTTCCAATTTCACCCCTTCCTTATCATCTAAAACCCCATAGGTGAAATGGAAAAGCCAATCACCAGGATTTAGGTAATAGCCATCCCCAATCTTTTCTAAGGAGGGTGTATGGATATGGCCAAGTCCCACCAAGAAAAATCCTTCTCTTATCTTCTCTTCGGCAAATTTAAGAAACTTCTTTTCTAAGTGCTTCACCCAGGCTGTACCCCCGGAAATGCCGATGAAGTTCCTTGCCAGAGGTATCCCAAGATTAGGATGGAGAAGGGAGAAGAGAAAACGGGAGATGGGGAAGCGGTAGGCAAACCGGGAAAAATTAGTTAAGAGGGAATCATCAAGAAAATCACCGTGGATTAAAAAGACCGGTTTCTCAAAGAGAAGAATCTCCATCTCCCTTGCCACAACTACCCCCAAGCCGGAAAAAAACCTACCCGCTGTCCAGTCGTGATTGCCGGGGAGGTAATAAATCTTCACCCCTTGGGCAATCAATTCCCTAATCCGAAAGAAAAATTCTAAGTTATCCTTCGGGATTACTGTTTTATATTCCCACCAGAAGTCAAAGAGGTCGCCGAGGATGAAAAGGGATGAGGCATCTCTCTTTATGAACTCTAAAAAGGAGAGGATTTTCTTCTCCCGCTCTTCTTTCCCTTTCCTCCCCAAATGGACATCGGAGATGAAGTAATGCTTTCTATTCACAATTTTTAATCCGGGATAAAATCTTTCTGATATTCTCTCTCAATTTCCTTTTTGTATTAAGAAAGATTGGTTTTAAGGAGGCAAGGGATTGATAGGCTTTTACCATTTTCAAATAAATCTCCGGATGGGCATCGGAATATTTTCTTTCCCTTCTTAGGCGTTTTAAGATTAACCTTTTCGGTGCCCGAGAGAGAAGCCAAAAGATTGAAGAAGAACCAATCTCTTTCCTTAATAAATCCCGGTAATAAGGGTTGGAAAATGTCCCATCTAAAAAGACACTTCTCTTCTGGAGATAATATTCTTTTGCCCTCTTTATCAACTCTTCATAGGTCTTTTGGGTAATCTCTTTTTGGTAGATCCCTTTGCCGAAAGGGGCCGGGAGGTGCTCTTCTATCGGCAGATTTAATAAATCCTTTCTTAGAATATCAGTAGAAAGGAGAATCCCCTCTTCCCTTTTTCTTATTTCTTCTGCTAAGGTTGTCTTGCCCGAAGCCGGGGGACCAAAAAAGACCAAGACCTTTGGCTTCTTAAATAAAGATAAGGTATACCTTTCGCTTTCGCGAAAATATCTCCGGGCAAGATTTCTTATTTTTAACCTCTCCCCTTTGCCAATCCCTTTCTCTTTTAACCGAAAACTTATCACCTTTCCCCGGACATAGGCGCGATAGGCTTTATAAAAGGTGAGAAGGCGCAAGAGGCTAAAATCCTTAGTCAGTTGGAGATAATGGTCTAAGAAATAGTCAGCCAGATGGTGAGAGTTAGCAAACTCCAAATCCATTAAGAAGAAGGCCACTTCCGAAGCGGTATCGGAACAAGAGAATCGGGGGTTGAACTCAATACAGTCAAAGATATAGGGTTTATCTAAAAGGAAGATGTTTTGGGAATGGAGGTCGCCA
Protein-coding regions in this window:
- a CDS encoding ABC transporter ATP-binding protein gives rise to the protein MFYGEEGLYAAEEVRKKKVKTSKLFRFLLPYFLKYRSRIILGGSLLLFSTLLSLVGPILLRRAIDVSIKNGDIRGLIHTATFYLFLSFFAFFVSYYQQIQLATVGEKATADVKKDLFTHILSLPLSFFDQNPTGKLLTRIESDTESLKMLFTVTGATLVTDFVMLLGMSAVMIKINYKLYLLIFILLPPFSYAFYWFQKKVRPVFLDIRKKVAEINNFLNENLNALSVVQAFNREGYATQKADNLNREKYKKEVEGMGLWYRIWFLVDFGEVLAMVLILGIGSLWALKGEMTIGTLFLFFNYIIRLFAPLRGLSDQLNVIQRSLASAERIYEILSLKGEGLEKGEKKLSPTSYPLILKNVNFSYEGDNLVLKEINLTIGEGEKVALVGETGSGKTSLISLLLRFYEPKSGEIYLGPYERKDFPIREWRKFFGLVPQDIILFPGSILDNLRLFDERIKEEEVIGATKRLKIHERILSFPEGYKTNLIERGINLSLGERQLLSFARALIFNPPILILDEATSSVDPETERLLQEGLKEILQGRTAIIIAHRLATIQMCDRIIFLHKGRIAEEGNHEELLQKRGLYYKLYRLQFVEVGV
- a CDS encoding UDP-2,3-diacylglucosamine diphosphatase, translating into MNRKHYFISDVHLGRKGKEEREKKILSFLEFIKRDASSLFILGDLFDFWWEYKTVIPKDNLEFFFRIRELIAQGVKIYYLPGNHDWTAGRFFSGLGVVVAREMEILLFEKPVFLIHGDFLDDSLLTNFSRFAYRFPISRFLFSLLHPNLGIPLARNFIGISGGTAWVKHLEKKFLKFAEEKIREGFFLVGLGHIHTPSLEKIGDGYYLNPGDWLFHFTYGVLDDKEGVKLEKWEG
- a CDS encoding AAA family ATPase, whose translation is MTKEEIETLAQNLRAKKVCETHTSWVILTGEFAYKIKKPVDFGFLDYTTREKRKRYCLAELKLNRRLAPEIYLGVLGIDKNYRFTEINSPAVIDYAVKMKELPQEALMTSLLKRKKVNFSQVKEIAQIVANFHNGLSQTKNSERYGRLDIIRYNWEENFNQTENFVGKTISRKRYEEIKRKIYSFMEENKELFAQRIREKKIKFCHGDLHSQNIFLLDKPYIFDCIEFNPRFSCSDTASEVAFFLMDLEFANSHHLADYFLDHYLQLTKDFSLLRLLTFYKAYRAYVRGKVISFRLKEKGIGKGERLKIRNLARRYFRESERYTLSLFKKPKVLVFFGPPASGKTTLAEEIRKREEGILLSTDILRKDLLNLPIEEHLPAPFGKGIYQKEITQKTYEELIKRAKEYYLQKRSVFLDGTFSNPYYRDLLRKEIGSSSIFWLLSRAPKRLILKRLRRERKYSDAHPEIYLKMVKAYQSLASLKPIFLNTKRKLRENIRKILSRIKNCE